The stretch of DNA TCCTAAGAAGAGTAGCAGTAGCAGTTCCTCCTCAAGTATGCAACAGTCCTCTTTCAATCAAAACGATAATAACTCAACGTCTTCCTTCAAAAGTTCATCCTCTAAGACTGTCATACAGTCTTCTTCTAGTTTTGAAAGCTCATCAAATGATGGGTTCGATAGCTTGCccaaggaaatgagagagaggctTATGTTCAGTGATTCAGGTTTTGGATCAACAAAAACAAGCACATGCTCATCACCAGCTCCCAGTGAAACTGGATCAGAATGCTCAAGAGTTTCCTCTACCATGGAATTTGATCTCAGTAAGAAAGCACCTGTGCGTTCTGAGGTGTCTTTCAACGTAGCTAGTCCAAGCCAACCCACACCTCAGCCAATGTTTACACAACCACCAATGGGTCATCAGCCTCCTCAACATATGCCCCAAGGGCCCCAACAAACCATGTATCAGCAGCCTCAACAACCCACTTACCAGCATCCACAAATGCCTCCACTTCACCAGCCCCAGCCTCCAATGTACCAACCACACCAGCAGCAACCAATGTATCAGCCTCCTAACCAATCTATGCCCCAATATCAGCAGCCTCCACAAACAATGCCACAGCAACCGACACAGCCAATGCACCAACGCCCTCAGCCACCCACATATCAACAGTTCCAACAACAATCTCAACCTAAGTATCAGCAACAACCTCAACCACTGTCACAGACTGCTCCTCAAGGCCCACAACCTAAATCCTTTGGAACAGGATCTGGGAACCAGTCAAACGTTAGTATCACCGAAGAAAATGGTCGTAGAGTTCTTACTTCTCAGACATCTAACATAGTACAAGAAAAAGATGGCGTTATGGAGCACCGCGAAACAGCCGCTGAAATCACAGACAAGAACAGTCAAGCTGCGAGACGTGAGGCCACAACCAAAATGTCAAAACATGAAGAAGATCCAGAGGGCAAATTCAAGCGCTCAGAAGCTGCGGATGCTGCCGAGGTGAGTGAATCCTGCATACAACAGATGCCCGATGGATCTATAATGTCAGTAAAGAAGAGTTCTACATCCACATCATCCGTCAAGCAGTCGTTCTCCACTTCAGCAGGAGACATGGGAGGGTTCTTCCAGACACCAAACTTTCCAA from Macrobrachium rosenbergii isolate ZJJX-2024 chromosome 51, ASM4041242v1, whole genome shotgun sequence encodes:
- the LOC136833162 gene encoding putative uncharacterized protein DDB_G0294196 isoform X2 produces the protein MASGKSLNVVQRESFFDDSFFKEAWEDFDRAMQRVLDKFDNRGLMINEGSRNECRDAYSKIRSNRIEEDLYASQALQITEKDGKFQVVMDVKDFNPRELQVRAVDDRIVVEGGYQKVSQDGTSKSLKSFYKEFTLPDAADIDQVTTALSKDGVLTIRAPKKEGAAITEGPKKSSSSSSSSSMQQSSFNQNDNNSTSSFKSSSSKTVIQSSSSFESSSNDGFDSLPKEMRERLMFSDSGFGSTKTSTCSSPAPSETGSECSRVSSTMEFDLSKKAPVRSEVSFNVASPSQPTPQPMFTQPPMGHQPPQHMPQGPQQTMYQQPQQPTYQHPQMPPLHQPQPPMYQPHQQQPMYQPPNQSMPQYQQPPQTMPQQPTQPMHQRPQPPTYQQFQQQSQPKYQQQPQPLSQTAPQGPQPKSFGTGSGNQSNVSITEENGRRVLTSQTSNIVQEKDGVMEHRETAAEITDKNSQAARREATTKMSKHEEDPEGKFKRSEAADAAEVSESCIQQMPDGSIMSVKKSSTSTSSVKQSFSTSAGDMGGFFQTPNFPTGFDDLRNLMDRGHSLMSQMSTDSMASTLSGRSGFTDMSNFTHFSDASSKFSDMSNFSNLSNFSDMSSMSHQHMANMANMANMFPETNSSRLMKSFSTSSSSSSVNKSFSSNFGDGNF
- the LOC136833162 gene encoding putative uncharacterized protein DDB_G0294196 isoform X1; translation: MPTATPRNENNETQGPFKMASGKSLNVVQRESFFDDSFFKEAWEDFDRAMQRVLDKFDNRGLMINEGSRNECRDAYSKIRSNRIEEDLYASQALQITEKDGKFQVVMDVKDFNPRELQVRAVDDRIVVEGGYQKVSQDGTSKSLKSFYKEFTLPDAADIDQVTTALSKDGVLTIRAPKKEGAAITEGPKKSSSSSSSSSMQQSSFNQNDNNSTSSFKSSSSKTVIQSSSSFESSSNDGFDSLPKEMRERLMFSDSGFGSTKTSTCSSPAPSETGSECSRVSSTMEFDLSKKAPVRSEVSFNVASPSQPTPQPMFTQPPMGHQPPQHMPQGPQQTMYQQPQQPTYQHPQMPPLHQPQPPMYQPHQQQPMYQPPNQSMPQYQQPPQTMPQQPTQPMHQRPQPPTYQQFQQQSQPKYQQQPQPLSQTAPQGPQPKSFGTGSGNQSNVSITEENGRRVLTSQTSNIVQEKDGVMEHRETAAEITDKNSQAARREATTKMSKHEEDPEGKFKRSEAADAAEVSESCIQQMPDGSIMSVKKSSTSTSSVKQSFSTSAGDMGGFFQTPNFPTGFDDLRNLMDRGHSLMSQMSTDSMASTLSGRSGFTDMSNFTHFSDASSKFSDMSNFSNLSNFSDMSSMSHQHMANMANMANMFPETNSSRLMKSFSTSSSSSSVNKSFSSNFGDGNF